From the Alloalcanivorax dieselolei B5 genome, one window contains:
- a CDS encoding MauE/DoxX family redox-associated membrane protein, whose translation MAALLTNTLSLFMLFIFLRALLHKVSDFTEFQGFVADYRLLPHTLVTPASVLLLVLEALIVIGLLFNPSRAFALYLAAALLSLYAAAMGVNLLRGRTRVECGCGGIPQPLHHSLVLRNAILVIAALTAVAWLQPLSGLDQAAVVFPAALVTLLLFVLLEQINSNRLRIPPPSRLS comes from the coding sequence ATGGCGGCACTACTTACCAATACTTTATCCTTGTTTATGTTGTTCATCTTCCTGCGCGCGCTGTTGCACAAGGTGTCCGACTTTACGGAATTCCAGGGCTTTGTCGCCGACTACCGGCTTCTGCCGCACACCCTGGTGACACCGGCTTCCGTGCTGTTACTGGTGCTGGAAGCTCTGATAGTGATCGGCCTGCTGTTCAATCCCAGCCGTGCCTTTGCTCTCTATCTGGCCGCTGCCCTGCTGTCGCTTTATGCCGCAGCCATGGGAGTCAATCTGCTGCGCGGCCGCACTCGTGTGGAATGCGGCTGCGGGGGCATCCCACAACCGCTGCACCACTCGCTGGTACTACGCAACGCGATCCTGGTGATCGCCGCCCTGACCGCCGTCGCCTGGCTGCAACCACTCAGTGGGCTGGACCAGGCGGCGGTGGTATTTCCCGCCGCGCTGGTGACCCTGTTGCTGTTCGTGTTGTTGGAGCAAATCAACAGCAATCGTCTGCGGATTCCACCGCCTTCCCGGCTTTCATGA
- the gmk gene encoding guanylate kinase, with translation MADIGTLYIVSAPSGAGKTSLVAALVEKLPRLRISISHTTRDRRDGETDGVNYHFIKRESFVRLVEQGRFLEHAEVFGNLYGTSADWVSGTLRNGEDVILEIDWQGAAQVRRQMPEAISIFILPPCLKTLEQRLRSRASDDDEVIRKRLAGAREEMSHYGEFDYLVVNDNFERALHELAAIVEARRLTTHRQAVRQAAVLADLLSDSETR, from the coding sequence ATGGCCGACATTGGCACCCTGTACATCGTTTCCGCACCTTCCGGCGCCGGCAAGACTTCTCTGGTGGCGGCACTGGTGGAAAAGCTGCCGCGTCTGAGGATTTCCATTTCCCACACCACCCGCGACCGCCGCGACGGCGAAACCGATGGTGTGAACTACCACTTCATCAAACGCGAATCGTTCGTAAGGCTGGTGGAGCAGGGCCGGTTCCTGGAACACGCCGAAGTGTTCGGCAACCTCTATGGCACCAGCGCCGACTGGGTTTCCGGCACCCTGCGTAACGGCGAAGACGTGATTCTGGAGATCGACTGGCAGGGCGCCGCCCAGGTCCGCCGGCAAATGCCCGAGGCGATCAGCATCTTCATTCTGCCGCCGTGCCTGAAGACCCTGGAGCAGCGCCTGCGCAGCCGCGCTTCCGATGACGACGAGGTGATCCGCAAGCGCCTGGCCGGGGCCCGGGAGGAGATGAGCCACTATGGCGAATTCGATTATCTGGTGGTCAACGATAACTTCGAACGCGCCCTGCATGAACTGGCCGCCATCGTCGAAGCCCGCCGTCTGACCACCCATCGCCAGGCGGTGCGTCAGGCGGCGGTACTGGCGGACTTGTTGTCCGATAGCGAAACCCGGTAA
- the spoT gene encoding bifunctional GTP diphosphokinase/guanosine-3',5'-bis pyrophosphate 3'-pyrophosphohydrolase: MSTIHNLEKRLRSYLTDEQIAPVVRAYYFAETAHEGQYRRTGDPYITHPLAVANILTDMHMDHASLMAAMLHDVIEDTGVSKEQLATEFSEEVAELVDGVSKITQIKFESKAEQQAENLRKMILAMTRDIRVVLVKLADRLHNMRTLHVMNPDKRRRIATETLEIYAPIAFRLGMYNMRVEYEDLAFHAIHPMRARLIGQAVRSARGNRKEILSSIKTSIEHCLQQEGIEARVLGREKHLYSIYNKMKEQHKPFSEIMDVFGFRIIVDRVDTCYRVLGAVHNYFIPIPGRFKDYVAIPKANGYQSLHTTLKAHSGIPLEIQIRTEEMEAMANNGIAAHWLYKTEEKPGSPTHTRAQSWMQRLLEMQQKAGNSMEFIENVKVDLFPDEAYVFTPKGDIKELPAGATPVDFAYAVHTKVGTRCVAARVDGKLAALSTPLESGQTVKIITAPNATPNPAWLNFVVTGKARSNIRHFLKQQRREDARELGQRLLDKALAAYESSLEHLPEAAIRAELDSNDQGNLDELLEDIGMGNRLAPLVARKMMGNHGEARHEDDRRPLAISGSEGLIVAYAKCCYPLPGDTILGHLSAGRGIVVHRDTCKNLLAEMRNAPEKCIALSWERQAEQEFTAGLRIELVNKRGVLATLANSVTELGSNIDTIEMSDKDPTLSLLNVTLTVKDRIHLARIIKRLRVLDNIVRIHRL; encoded by the coding sequence TTGTCCACCATCCATAACCTGGAAAAACGTTTGCGCAGCTACCTGACGGACGAGCAGATCGCCCCGGTAGTGCGCGCCTACTATTTCGCCGAGACCGCCCACGAGGGCCAGTATCGACGGACCGGGGACCCGTACATCACGCATCCGCTGGCGGTGGCCAACATTCTCACCGATATGCATATGGACCACGCCTCTCTGATGGCGGCCATGCTGCACGACGTGATCGAGGACACCGGCGTCTCCAAGGAGCAGCTGGCGACGGAGTTCAGCGAGGAAGTGGCGGAGCTGGTCGACGGCGTCTCCAAAATCACCCAGATCAAGTTCGAATCCAAGGCGGAGCAACAGGCGGAGAACCTGCGCAAGATGATCCTGGCGATGACGCGGGACATCCGCGTGGTCCTGGTGAAGCTCGCCGACCGCCTGCATAACATGCGCACGCTGCATGTTATGAATCCCGACAAGCGACGCCGCATCGCCACCGAAACCCTGGAGATCTACGCACCGATCGCCTTTCGCCTGGGCATGTACAACATGCGCGTGGAGTACGAGGATCTGGCCTTCCACGCCATCCATCCGATGCGGGCCCGGCTGATCGGCCAGGCCGTGCGCTCCGCCCGGGGCAACCGCAAGGAAATCCTCTCGTCGATCAAGACCAGCATCGAACACTGCCTACAGCAGGAAGGTATCGAGGCCCGGGTGCTGGGGCGCGAGAAGCACCTTTACAGCATCTACAACAAGATGAAGGAGCAGCACAAACCGTTCTCGGAAATCATGGACGTGTTTGGCTTCCGCATCATCGTCGACCGCGTGGACACCTGCTACCGGGTGCTCGGCGCGGTGCACAACTATTTCATTCCCATTCCGGGCCGGTTCAAGGATTACGTAGCCATTCCCAAGGCCAACGGCTACCAGTCCCTGCATACCACTCTGAAGGCCCACTCCGGGATTCCGCTGGAAATCCAGATCCGCACCGAGGAAATGGAAGCGATGGCCAACAATGGCATCGCCGCCCACTGGCTGTACAAGACCGAGGAGAAGCCCGGCTCGCCGACCCACACCCGGGCCCAATCCTGGATGCAGAGGCTGCTGGAGATGCAGCAGAAGGCCGGCAACTCGATGGAGTTCATCGAGAACGTCAAAGTCGACCTGTTCCCCGACGAAGCCTACGTGTTCACCCCCAAAGGCGACATCAAGGAACTCCCCGCCGGCGCCACGCCAGTGGACTTCGCCTACGCGGTGCACACCAAGGTGGGCACCCGCTGCGTGGCGGCCCGGGTGGACGGCAAGCTGGCGGCGCTGTCCACGCCGCTGGAGTCCGGGCAAACGGTGAAGATCATCACCGCCCCCAACGCCACCCCCAATCCGGCCTGGCTCAACTTTGTCGTCACCGGCAAGGCCCGTTCCAACATTCGCCACTTTCTCAAGCAGCAGCGCCGGGAAGACGCCCGCGAACTGGGACAGAGACTCTTGGACAAAGCCCTGGCGGCCTACGAAAGCAGCCTCGAGCATCTGCCCGAAGCGGCGATCCGCGCCGAGCTGGACAGCAACGACCAGGGCAATCTGGATGAGCTGCTGGAAGATATCGGCATGGGCAACCGGCTGGCGCCGCTGGTGGCGCGCAAAATGATGGGCAACCACGGCGAGGCCCGACACGAGGATGATCGCCGGCCATTGGCGATCAGCGGCAGCGAGGGTCTGATTGTCGCCTACGCCAAATGCTGCTACCCGCTACCGGGCGACACCATCCTGGGGCATCTCAGTGCCGGGCGCGGCATTGTAGTGCACCGGGACACATGCAAGAACCTGCTGGCGGAGATGCGCAACGCACCGGAGAAATGCATCGCCCTGAGCTGGGAGCGGCAGGCGGAGCAGGAATTCACCGCCGGCCTGCGCATCGAACTGGTCAACAAACGCGGTGTCCTCGCCACTCTGGCCAACAGCGTCACCGAGCTGGGTTCCAACATCGATACCATCGAGATGTCCGATAAGGACCCCACGTTATCCCTTCTCAATGTCACCCTCACGGTGAAGGATCGAATCCACCTGGCGCGCATTATCAAACGCCTGCGTGTGCTGGATAACATCGTTCGCATTCACCGTCTCTAA
- the rpoZ gene encoding DNA-directed RNA polymerase subunit omega: MARVTVEDCLEKLDNRFELVLVSSRRARQLQTGGKEPRVAWENDKPTVVALREIADGHVTGESLDAAALEHDSEVDDLALLTRSFGE; this comes from the coding sequence GTGGCCCGTGTAACTGTAGAAGATTGCCTGGAAAAGCTGGACAACCGCTTTGAGCTGGTACTGGTATCCAGCCGGCGCGCCCGTCAGCTGCAGACCGGCGGCAAAGAGCCGCGGGTGGCCTGGGAGAACGACAAGCCCACCGTGGTGGCCCTGCGCGAGATCGCCGATGGTCACGTGACCGGCGAGAGCCTGGACGCCGCCGCCCTGGAACACGACAGCGAGGTCGATGACCTGGCGCTATTGACCCGTTCCTTCGGCGAATAA
- a CDS encoding alpha/beta hydrolase family protein produces MSISMSPLSSKGAGALYLFISLILSGCGGDSSSDNPPPVANTEPDPITNTVAADAAATGAHGVSENEYQFGRMTVVDNKNGDSYETDIHGYIQYPEDEAGPFPVVLFLHGRHGTCYDGRGIDDDDCDNPIPSYRGYQYISENLASHGYAVISVDANDINDHDSSPSNGDTGALARAMLVVRHLDEFRTINQSGGNGLDNLTGKLDMSRIGIMGHSRGGEGVNQTVLYNRAQPEPHNITAVFALAPTDYNTQTVSNVTFLSLAGYCDGDVEDLMGNFAYDTSRYAVDNDPYAKFQLIPMGANHNYYNTVWTTDTRPDDWTILDGDGDDPWCGENAADNGRDTPEMQQAHGLFFIASFFRYFIGGEEAFGAYWNGQTPVPETLCPAGETSCDDRFLLSVHAPAGQRLIIDDTLDPASLTTNNLGGAVLFDGFSRFGICQTNGRPGEGCDVATPTFNIAEQLFMVWDTAATYRSELLGTDATDYQVLSVRVGISHGDTDNTDGQDFQVVLEDMDGNRAAVVASDYSDGLFYPPGHTFYDDANHGSQKTTLNAVDIPLTAFEGVDFTNLNAVELVFDQTAAGTVQITDLAMQRVDF; encoded by the coding sequence ATGAGCATCAGCATGTCGCCCTTGTCATCCAAGGGTGCGGGAGCACTTTATCTTTTCATCTCTTTGATTCTTAGTGGTTGTGGTGGCGACAGCTCCTCCGACAACCCACCTCCGGTAGCCAACACCGAACCGGATCCGATCACCAACACGGTGGCCGCCGATGCCGCCGCCACCGGCGCCCATGGCGTGTCGGAGAATGAATACCAGTTCGGCCGCATGACCGTCGTGGACAACAAGAATGGCGACAGCTACGAAACCGATATTCACGGTTATATTCAGTACCCCGAGGACGAAGCCGGCCCGTTCCCGGTGGTGCTGTTCCTGCATGGCCGCCATGGCACCTGTTACGACGGCCGCGGCATCGACGATGACGACTGCGATAACCCGATTCCCAGCTATCGTGGTTACCAGTACATCTCCGAAAATCTGGCCAGCCACGGCTACGCGGTCATTTCCGTGGACGCCAATGACATTAACGACCATGACAGCAGCCCAAGCAACGGCGACACCGGTGCCCTGGCGCGAGCCATGCTGGTGGTCCGCCATCTGGATGAGTTTCGCACCATCAATCAGTCCGGCGGTAACGGCCTGGACAACCTGACGGGCAAGCTGGACATGAGCCGGATCGGCATCATGGGGCACTCCCGTGGCGGCGAGGGGGTCAATCAGACCGTGCTGTACAACCGCGCTCAACCCGAGCCTCACAACATCACGGCGGTGTTCGCCCTGGCCCCCACCGATTACAACACTCAGACCGTCAGCAACGTGACCTTCCTGTCCCTGGCCGGGTATTGCGACGGCGACGTGGAAGATCTGATGGGCAACTTCGCCTACGACACCAGCCGCTACGCCGTGGACAACGACCCCTACGCCAAATTCCAACTGATTCCGATGGGCGCCAACCACAACTATTACAATACCGTCTGGACCACCGATACCCGCCCGGATGACTGGACCATCCTGGACGGTGACGGCGATGATCCCTGGTGTGGCGAGAACGCCGCCGACAACGGCCGCGACACGCCGGAGATGCAGCAAGCCCACGGGCTGTTTTTCATCGCCTCCTTCTTCCGCTACTTCATCGGCGGCGAGGAGGCGTTCGGCGCCTACTGGAATGGCCAGACGCCGGTGCCGGAAACGCTCTGCCCGGCCGGCGAGACTTCCTGCGACGACCGCTTCCTGCTCAGCGTCCACGCCCCCGCCGGGCAACGACTGATCATCGACGACACCCTGGATCCCGCCAGCCTGACCACCAACAATCTCGGGGGCGCGGTTTTGTTCGACGGCTTCTCCAGATTCGGCATCTGCCAGACCAACGGCCGCCCCGGCGAGGGCTGTGACGTGGCCACGCCGACCTTCAATATCGCCGAGCAACTGTTCATGGTCTGGGACACCGCCGCCACCTACCGCTCGGAGCTGCTGGGTACCGACGCCACGGACTATCAGGTGTTATCGGTACGCGTGGGCATTTCCCACGGCGACACTGACAATACGGACGGTCAGGACTTCCAGGTGGTGCTTGAGGACATGGACGGCAACCGCGCCGCCGTGGTCGCCAGCGATTACAGCGACGGGCTGTTCTATCCGCCGGGTCACACCTTCTATGACGATGCCAATCACGGCTCGCAAAAAACCACCCTGAACGCCGTCGATATCCCGTTGACGGCCTTCGAGGGCGTGGACTTCACCAACCTCAACGCGGTGGAGCTGGTGTTCGACCAAACCGCCGCCGGCACCGTTCAGATCACCGATCTGGCGATGCAACGCGTGGATTTCTAA
- a CDS encoding RidA family protein, which translates to MSNRSVINTDRAPAAIGTYSQAIKAGSTVYLSGQIPLDPTTMTLVEGDMEAQIRRVFDNLAAVCEAAGGGLQDIVKLNIFLTDLSHFALVNEVMASYFQQPYPARAAIGVAALPKGAGVEMDGIMDIA; encoded by the coding sequence ATGTCCAATCGTTCCGTAATCAATACCGACCGGGCGCCGGCGGCCATCGGCACCTATTCCCAGGCCATCAAGGCCGGTTCCACGGTGTACCTGTCCGGCCAGATTCCGCTGGACCCCACCACCATGACGTTGGTGGAAGGCGACATGGAAGCCCAGATCCGCCGTGTGTTCGACAATCTGGCGGCGGTCTGCGAAGCCGCTGGCGGCGGCCTGCAGGACATCGTCAAACTCAATATCTTCCTTACCGACCTCAGCCATTTCGCTTTGGTCAATGAGGTCATGGCCAGTTACTTCCAGCAGCCCTACCCCGCCCGCGCCGCCATCGGCGTGGCCGCCCTGCCGAAAGGTGCCGGGGTGGAAATGGACGGCATCATGGATATCGCCTGA
- a CDS encoding methylamine dehydrogenase light chain: MKALFDLLLGKMDGGAESFSRRVAQRVSRRSFISKMGMAFVGGSLLPVLPYNQSNRAWADAILDGQDDDPNECEYWRYCALDGNLCNDCGGSLTSCPPGSEASKVAWVGTCHNPNDGRDYLVSYNDCCGRAECNGTFCVTSERERPGYQMGVHNDINWCMANTSQGYHCTVAMLVGVLDDQG, encoded by the coding sequence ATGAAAGCGTTATTCGATTTGCTGTTAGGGAAAATGGATGGCGGCGCGGAATCGTTCAGCCGGCGCGTGGCCCAACGGGTCAGTCGACGGAGCTTCATCAGTAAAATGGGCATGGCCTTCGTCGGCGGCTCACTGTTGCCGGTACTACCCTACAATCAAAGCAACCGGGCCTGGGCCGATGCCATCCTCGACGGCCAGGACGACGACCCCAACGAATGCGAGTACTGGCGCTATTGCGCCCTCGACGGCAATCTCTGCAACGACTGCGGCGGCTCTCTGACCAGTTGTCCGCCGGGCTCCGAAGCGTCCAAGGTGGCCTGGGTCGGCACCTGCCACAACCCCAATGACGGCCGCGATTACCTGGTCTCCTATAACGACTGCTGCGGGCGGGCCGAGTGCAACGGCACCTTCTGCGTGACCAGTGAGCGGGAACGTCCCGGCTATCAGATGGGTGTGCACAATGACATCAACTGGTGCATGGCCAACACCTCTCAAGGGTATCACTGCACCGTGGCCATGCTGGTTGGGGTATTGGACGATCAGGGCTGA
- a CDS encoding YchJ family protein has translation MSLIAAIPVRYPMSPCPCQSGLEYSRCCQPFHQGEPAPTPEALMRSRYSAFVLNDTAYAKASWHPATRPASLTLDDGEQWCALRVLGSGVQGDQGWVHFHAVAREADGFVVLEERSRFVAESGRWFYLNGEHEIRPLKPGRNDPCPCGSGKKFKKCCAVRNV, from the coding sequence GTGTCTCTTATCGCCGCAATTCCGGTTCGCTACCCCATGTCGCCTTGTCCCTGCCAATCCGGCCTCGAGTACTCGCGCTGCTGCCAGCCTTTCCACCAGGGCGAGCCGGCACCGACGCCGGAAGCCTTGATGCGCTCCCGCTACAGCGCTTTCGTCCTCAATGACACCGCCTACGCAAAGGCGTCCTGGCATCCGGCTACCCGGCCGGCGTCGTTGACGCTGGACGACGGTGAGCAGTGGTGCGCTCTGAGGGTGTTGGGCAGTGGCGTACAGGGTGATCAGGGCTGGGTGCACTTTCATGCGGTGGCAAGAGAGGCGGATGGTTTCGTGGTACTGGAGGAGCGCTCCCGGTTTGTGGCCGAGTCGGGTCGTTGGTTCTATCTGAACGGGGAACATGAGATACGGCCCCTGAAACCCGGCCGCAATGACCCTTGCCCATGCGGCAGCGGCAAGAAGTTCAAGAAGTGTTGCGCCGTTCGTAACGTTTGA
- a CDS encoding c-type cytochrome has product MRIIFTMLMALGGLIIPPAQADPRNDFLLHCSGCHRPDGAGTEVGGIPDFRGYVSSFLMTPEGRHYILQVPGVIGSGLSDRRLTEVMNYVLTTWGQPEHIEASGLLSEQEVRTLRADVLEDVVGYRREVVKALRERGLPVATYPWP; this is encoded by the coding sequence ATGCGCATCATCTTTACTATGCTGATGGCACTGGGCGGGCTGATCATCCCACCGGCCCAGGCCGACCCGCGTAACGACTTTCTGCTGCATTGCAGCGGCTGCCATCGCCCCGACGGTGCCGGCACCGAGGTGGGCGGTATTCCTGATTTTCGCGGCTATGTCTCCTCCTTCCTGATGACGCCGGAGGGGCGCCACTACATTCTTCAGGTGCCCGGCGTGATCGGCTCCGGACTCAGCGACCGGCGCCTCACCGAGGTGATGAACTACGTTCTCACCACCTGGGGCCAGCCGGAGCACATCGAAGCCAGCGGCCTGCTCAGCGAACAAGAAGTGCGCACACTCCGCGCCGATGTCCTGGAGGACGTTGTCGGGTACCGGCGCGAGGTGGTCAAGGCATTACGTGAGCGGGGGCTGCCCGTAGCCACCTACCCCTGGCCCTGA
- a CDS encoding amine dehydrogenase large subunit encodes MIAAQWPKTATLFTVFGLFLCASAQAFKPETISVKPAIDPGSNVLVNQAEWAGASKIHVYGQQDLSYKGSVSVGLTSQILLGRDQKTLYTLSDYMKRLTRGPVESVIEEYDIATLSLKREIVIPNKAVKAIGMAQLLEQSADGRYLYVQNATPATSVTVVDLQAGEAVLEVPTPGCYGVFPAPRDNRFSTLCGAGDLKTYSVNGDQYDTTSISLFSPEQDPLYVQAQRTADGRLVFLSFNGTLYLVDDGDATAKLLGTVPLTKGVNGDWAPGGYVVMAYSPATNMMFVLMHPDAYEGSHKDPSEEIWSVDMKSAKVIGRSHAEGLIALAVSQGQEPVLFGTTDEDETIERFALLDNTKFVFKAAGSDDKSGWASSLLTVGE; translated from the coding sequence ATGATTGCAGCACAATGGCCAAAGACGGCCACTCTCTTCACCGTGTTCGGCCTGTTCCTGTGCGCCTCCGCCCAGGCCTTCAAACCAGAAACCATCTCGGTAAAGCCGGCCATCGACCCCGGCTCCAACGTGCTGGTGAATCAAGCGGAATGGGCCGGCGCCAGTAAAATTCATGTCTATGGGCAACAGGACCTGAGTTATAAAGGGTCGGTGTCGGTGGGGCTGACCAGCCAGATCCTGCTTGGCCGCGACCAAAAAACGCTGTACACGCTCTCCGATTACATGAAACGGCTGACCCGTGGCCCGGTGGAAAGCGTGATCGAGGAATACGATATCGCCACCCTCAGTCTCAAGCGCGAGATCGTCATTCCCAATAAGGCGGTCAAGGCCATTGGCATGGCCCAGCTGCTGGAACAGAGCGCCGACGGACGCTACCTCTATGTGCAGAACGCGACTCCGGCCACCTCGGTCACCGTGGTGGATCTGCAAGCTGGAGAAGCCGTGCTCGAGGTGCCCACTCCAGGCTGCTACGGCGTCTTTCCCGCACCACGGGACAATCGTTTCTCCACCCTGTGCGGCGCCGGTGATCTGAAAACCTACAGCGTCAACGGCGACCAGTATGACACCACGTCGATATCGTTATTCAGCCCCGAGCAGGACCCTTTGTACGTTCAGGCCCAACGCACCGCTGATGGCCGGCTGGTGTTCCTCTCCTTTAACGGCACGCTCTATCTGGTCGATGACGGTGACGCCACCGCCAAGCTGCTGGGCACCGTGCCATTGACCAAGGGTGTGAACGGTGATTGGGCACCGGGCGGTTATGTGGTGATGGCCTATAGCCCCGCCACCAACATGATGTTCGTGCTGATGCACCCGGACGCTTACGAGGGCAGCCATAAGGATCCTTCGGAGGAAATCTGGAGCGTGGACATGAAAAGCGCAAAGGTGATCGGCCGCAGCCACGCCGAAGGATTGATCGCCCTGGCCGTCAGCCAAGGTCAGGAACCCGTGCTGTTCGGCACCACCGATGAAGACGAAACCATCGAGCGTTTCGCTTTGCTGGACAACACCAAGTTTGTGTTCAAGGCGGCGGGCAGCGACGACAAATCCGGCTGGGCATCGTCCCTGCTGACCGTGGGAGAGTGA
- a CDS encoding redoxin domain-containing protein, giving the protein MTLIYFLLAFLTLAVLTLGVAFLALARQTGILFERIAPMGALMNDSGPKVGDTSPAFSLTSLTGGAVEVGQHREKAQLLFFLSPTCPICKKLLPVLKSIKDSERRWLDITLASDGEPERHQRFIHTAALGEFDYVLSTELGLAYRVSRLPFAVVIGRTGVVSAKGLVNNREQLESLFNAHDMDVESIQGYLEKTQP; this is encoded by the coding sequence ATGACGCTGATCTACTTCTTACTGGCCTTTCTAACGCTAGCCGTTCTGACACTGGGGGTGGCGTTCCTGGCACTGGCCAGACAGACCGGCATCTTGTTCGAACGTATCGCGCCGATGGGGGCGCTGATGAACGATTCCGGGCCCAAGGTTGGTGATACCTCACCCGCCTTCTCGCTGACCAGTCTCACCGGCGGCGCGGTGGAAGTGGGACAGCACCGGGAAAAAGCGCAGCTTCTGTTTTTCCTCTCACCGACGTGCCCGATCTGCAAGAAGCTGCTGCCGGTACTCAAGTCCATCAAGGACAGCGAGAGACGCTGGCTCGACATCACCCTGGCCAGTGACGGCGAGCCGGAGCGCCACCAGCGCTTCATTCATACCGCGGCCCTGGGAGAATTCGACTACGTGCTTTCCACCGAACTGGGTTTGGCTTATCGAGTCTCCCGGCTCCCGTTCGCGGTGGTGATCGGCCGCACCGGCGTGGTCAGCGCCAAAGGGCTGGTGAATAACCGCGAGCAGCTGGAAAGTCTGTTCAATGCCCACGACATGGACGTGGAATCGATCCAGGGCTACCTGGAAAAGACGCAGCCGTGA
- the doeB gene encoding N(2)-acetyl-L-2,4-diaminobutanoate deacetylase DoeB, which translates to MSYLPDSPISATVDYHRDGVQHGFLKLPHSHDDSAWGSLMIPIAVVRNGTGPTVLLTGGNHGDEYEGITALIKLANRLRAGDITGRVIIVPMMNHPAALNGTRTSPIDKGNLNRAFPGDPCGTLTERIADYFTRYLVPLSDVVLDIHSGGRTLDLLPFAATHRLPDQDLARRCLEGALAFGAPNTLLMAELEGAALFDTVVENQGKVFISTELRGGGTSTPESVALAERGVENVLRYAGVLAGEPHPPVPASRMLEIPDNDHYLQSEHAGLLEFCVGLGDEIRAGDVMARVYSMERTGAAPVEYRAPVSGILIGRRHPAKVAMGDTFAVLAVALKNFD; encoded by the coding sequence ATGTCGTATCTGCCAGATAGCCCGATCAGCGCTACCGTGGACTACCACCGTGACGGTGTGCAGCATGGATTTCTCAAGCTGCCGCACTCCCATGATGACTCCGCCTGGGGCAGTCTGATGATCCCCATCGCCGTGGTGCGCAATGGCACGGGCCCCACGGTGCTGCTCACCGGAGGCAATCACGGCGACGAGTACGAGGGGATTACCGCCCTGATCAAGCTGGCCAACCGGCTGCGGGCCGGGGACATCACCGGCCGTGTCATCATCGTGCCGATGATGAACCATCCGGCGGCGCTGAACGGCACCCGTACCTCACCCATCGACAAAGGCAATCTCAACCGCGCCTTCCCCGGTGACCCGTGCGGTACGCTGACCGAGCGCATCGCCGATTACTTCACCCGTTATCTGGTGCCGTTGAGTGACGTGGTGCTGGATATCCATTCCGGCGGCCGCACCCTGGATCTGCTGCCGTTCGCCGCCACCCACCGGCTGCCGGACCAGGACCTGGCCCGCCGTTGTCTGGAAGGCGCCCTTGCCTTCGGCGCGCCCAATACGCTGTTGATGGCGGAGCTGGAGGGAGCGGCGCTGTTCGACACCGTGGTCGAGAATCAGGGCAAGGTCTTTATCAGCACCGAACTGCGTGGTGGCGGCACGTCCACACCGGAGAGCGTGGCGCTGGCGGAGCGGGGTGTCGAGAACGTCCTTCGTTATGCCGGCGTCCTGGCCGGAGAGCCGCACCCGCCGGTGCCCGCCAGCAGAATGCTGGAGATCCCCGATAACGACCACTATCTGCAAAGCGAGCACGCCGGTTTGCTGGAGTTTTGCGTCGGCCTTGGAGATGAAATCCGCGCCGGTGATGTAATGGCCCGGGTCTACAGCATGGAACGCACCGGCGCCGCGCCGGTGGAATACCGGGCGCCAGTGAGCGGCATTCTGATCGGCCGCCGCCATCCGGCCAAGGTTGCCATGGGGGATACCTTCGCGGTGCTGGCGGTGGCGCTGAAGAACTTCGATTGA